Below is a genomic region from Geoglobus acetivorans.
TATAAGATTTTCGAAATGTCAGGAAACAGAAAAGGGAATCAAAGAAAAAAATTACACATATTTTTTCAGGAATTTTTTAAGCTTCTCGGACTCAATCCACCCATTATCTATCTCATCCAAGATTTTTTTAATTCTATCAACCTGTTCGAGAATTTTTGCCGACTCGACACCGGAAATTTTCAGTTCAGCAATGCCGGAGATTACCGTCAGCGCATTTTTAATCTCATCCGTGAGAATTGCAGAGCGATAGACGATGTCCTCGATTTTCTCATAAGCCTTCATTCTGATTTCCTCCAGTTCAAACGCCCGTAAAGCAAATGATATGTCCGCAGACAGTGTTTCGAGTATCGCCAGTTCTTCCTGACTCAGACTGCCGGAATGAAATACGGTGAGGGCTCCAGAGACCCCATCTGCTCTGAGAGGCAGGGAGGTTATCCAGATCTCATCACTCCCGGACAGATTCCTCAGAGTGCAGTTTTCGTCACAAACATCAACCTTCATGCTGACAGATACTCCGTGCCGGATTGCCCTTTCCATCACCCTGCAGTGCATGTCGCCAGCAGCATCCGCAAGGTTTCCAGAAACGACACTCAGTCGATCCTTCCCGACAAGGTCAATGCGAACAAGGAGATAATTCGGAAAAGAAGACAGTTCACTGCATACTTCTTCAAGCAGTTTTTTCCTATCTTTTTCGCTGTCAACCAGCATCTCTATTCTGATGAGAGTTCTGAGAAGCATTTCCCTGTGTTTCATCTCCGTAACATCTCTGCCGATTAAAAGGCAGTGTCTTTCGCCTGCGAGATCGACAGGAACCATGCTCACGAGATAGTGTCTGCCGTTGCAGCTGAATTCAAATGCGATTCTCCTTCTCCTCTCTACCACATTCGCAATATAATTCATCCACTTCTCCGAAACCTCCTTAGGAAGCACATCTTTTATGTTCCTGCCGGCCAGATCAGGACCGAAACACTCGGCCATCACGGCGTTGGCATCTACAATTACACCATCGCCCGTAAATATGCCGACCATGTTGGGTGTGTTATCGAATATCGCCCTGTAGATTTCCTCATTTCTCTTCAGCTCACCTTTAAGCAGTTCATTCAGCTTTGCCTCATGGGGGTCCCAGAAAATGCAAAGAAACAGCCTCTTTTCATTCTGATTTTTTGTATGCAGCGGACACACAGCTGTTGCCAGCCATAGATTTCTGGAAAAATCGCGCAATTCAAATTTAACCGGAACATATCCTTTTCTGATGGATTCGCACAACGGACAGTCCTGGGGGTGAGACGCACCGTCTGAGGCATCGGGACAGTACCGGGATATCACGCCCTTCAGCTTCCCGTCAATGTCATTTCTGAGGATCCTGTTCATGTAAACAAGAGAATGGTCCTCATCAACAAGCATCGTGTAGAGAGGAAAATTCTCAAACACCTGACTGATTGGCTCCATTATGCGTTCAGAACGAAATTCATCCCCTTCTGTAGATTCTCCGGCCATCCAGTCCATCACACTCTCCGGCAATAAAAAGTTTTCCATGAGAAATAATGGTTGTGAGTATGAGAACACGTGAAAAAAATCCTGACATAACAAGAAATATAAAATTTAAAAATTTAATTTTCGACAGTTCACACCCTCCAAGATTACAACCTGCAATTACTGGGCAATATCACCATCTTGAAGCAGGAGAATCAGGCAGTCGTAAATGCTGTTCGGGATAGAGGACGTCTCAGACCTGCTTCAGAACCCGTACAAGATTTTTCCTGAATTCAACCGTCACGCTTTCTCTGAAAGCAAATGGATTTCCATCTGCAGAGATGACAGTCTCTGCATAAAGACTGATCGAGCTGTCAAAACTCATCGTCTCTGTTCTGACCGGCTCCATGTTCCTGAGAATCTCCTTCGTTATCGAACCAAGAACGATTGTGTGGCTCAAACACGCAACGAGACAGTTGAAGCCAGCAAATGCTGAAATTGACGCACCTCCGGAGATTCCCTTTGCCAGATACCGCTGATCAAGCATCGAAACGAAAACATTGCCGTAAACGCCCTCAATGGTCCTTTCGCCTTCTGAAACTCTCACATAGAACTTGTCCGGATTGCCCTTCTTCATTTCCCCCCTCATGTAGCTCAGAGCATCGAGCTCAGCAATTTCGCCATCTACAGTTCCAAGAATCGTGGGACCGGCAACAACATCGTTGAAAGCCACTCTCCCGTACTCGGGGATGTAAAGCCCATCCACCTCCACAACCTCAAGGGATTTGAACTCCGGATTGCACATCAGAGGCCCGGCATTCGTTGTCCCCATGGGTATGCAGAGCAGCGGTTTTTCGGGGAATGCAGATGCTGCATCGCTTGCCGTGCCGTCTCCCCCAAAAACAGCTATGACGTCCACAGCACTGTCAAGCTCCTTAACAAGCCTGATGGTATCGTTCCTGTCGAAAGTGCGGTGTATCTCAACAATGTCTGCGTTATCAAGGTAATCCTGGCCAAGATCATCCTGTCCGGTAACCACTCTGTCAGGCTCAAGCCTCGATACCACGTTTCGTACAAGCTCCGGATCCGGCCCATCACCCGCCTTAGGGTTCACGACCACGCCGAGTTTCATGACAATATTTATTAGGTTGCATTCACATATTTAAAACCATGAGATACCCCAGATTTGCGGGCTCATTTTACCCCTCCAACCCGGAGTCCCTGCTTGCCATGCTCAACGATTTTACCGACAGGGGTAGAAAGGACGATGACGTTATTGGAATTGTTTCCCCTCACGCAGGATACATGTATTCGGGAAGAACTGCGGGAAAGGTTCATTCCCTGCTGAGGGACGCCGAAACCTACATCATCATAGGCCCAAACCACACCGGACTGGGAATGCCCGTGGCGGTGTCAACGGACGAATGGGGCACACCGATTGGAGTTTCAAAACCGGATTCAGAGTTTACGGATGCGATGCCAAAGGTTGCTGTCGTACCTGATGAGATGGCCTTTGCCGAAGAGCATAGCCTTGAAGTTCAGCTTCCGTTTTTGCAGTTCCTCCATTCGGATTTTGAGATTGTCCCGATATGCATGGGTCTGCAGGATGAGGAGAGTGCAAGAGAGGTGGCCAGAGAATTAATCCAGGCTTACGAGGAGACGGGAAAAAAGATCGCCGTTGTGGCTTCCAGCGACATGCACCACTACATACCCGACGAGGAGTGCAGAAGAAGGGACGAGATCATAATTGAGGCTGTGGAGAGCATGGACGTGAGGAAATTTTACAGAACGATCTACGACACGCAGGCAAGTGTGTGTGGATACGGGCCCATAGCCGTGGCAATGCTGATTGCCGAGTATTTCGGTGCAGGTGCCGAGCTTGTGCATTACTCCACGAGTGGAGACGTGGCAGATAAGAGCTACGTTGTTGGATATGCGGGAATCGTTTTCAGGATTTAAGTGTTACCCGCTGCATAACCTGAAAAAGTGCCATTTTTGTTTGGAGAGGTTTGTTCACGCGCACAGTGAATAATTCGCAAAAAATACGTCGGCCCATGAAGATTTCAATACCAAATGATTATATATGACCTTTAGACAAACCTAGGTATGGTTGAGGAGTTTGATTTTCTTTGGGAATACCTGGATTACTGGGCAGAAGTCGACAGGGATTACACGGCCATAAAATTCGGAGACAGAATGATCAGCTATGGAGAGCTGAAAGATTCCGTTGACGCTCTGGCATCAGCTTTTCTATCTCTCGGTGTTGAAAAAGGTGACCGGATTGCAACAATCCTTCCAATGAGTCCGGAGTACGTTTATACCTTTCTCGCATGCACGAAAATAGGGGCGATATGCGTTCCCATGGATGTAAGATACAGAATAGCCGAGCTGAGGCGATTTCTCGGCCATGCGGAGCCAAAAGTGGTGGTATCGATCAACACTTTCCAGGACAATAACGTGAAGGCGACTCTTGAAGAGATCAAAAACGAAATTGGAAATCCTGAGATGTTTTTCCTCAATTCAGAACGATCTTTCTACGAGCTGCTGAAAGAAAAGCCCTTAGAAAATCCGGTGGAACAGTCTCCAGATGACGATATTCTGATAATTTTCACGGGGGGCACAACAGGTGTCCCAAAAGCCACGCTGCTGTCCCACAGAAACGTCATTTCAATGGCAGCTGGCGAGCTGAGGAGCATACTCGGATATCTGGAGAGGGAGGAAAGGCTGAATTCACTCATTCAC
It encodes:
- a CDS encoding PAS domain-containing protein gives rise to the protein MDWMAGESTEGDEFRSERIMEPISQVFENFPLYTMLVDEDHSLVYMNRILRNDIDGKLKGVISRYCPDASDGASHPQDCPLCESIRKGYVPVKFELRDFSRNLWLATAVCPLHTKNQNEKRLFLCIFWDPHEAKLNELLKGELKRNEEIYRAIFDNTPNMVGIFTGDGVIVDANAVMAECFGPDLAGRNIKDVLPKEVSEKWMNYIANVVERRRRIAFEFSCNGRHYLVSMVPVDLAGERHCLLIGRDVTEMKHREMLLRTLIRIEMLVDSEKDRKKLLEEVCSELSSFPNYLLVRIDLVGKDRLSVVSGNLADAAGDMHCRVMERAIRHGVSVSMKVDVCDENCTLRNLSGSDEIWITSLPLRADGVSGALTVFHSGSLSQEELAILETLSADISFALRAFELEEIRMKAYEKIEDIVYRSAILTDEIKNALTVISGIAELKISGVESAKILEQVDRIKKILDEIDNGWIESEKLKKFLKKYV
- a CDS encoding diacylglycerol/lipid kinase family protein codes for the protein MKLGVVVNPKAGDGPDPELVRNVVSRLEPDRVVTGQDDLGQDYLDNADIVEIHRTFDRNDTIRLVKELDSAVDVIAVFGGDGTASDAASAFPEKPLLCIPMGTTNAGPLMCNPEFKSLEVVEVDGLYIPEYGRVAFNDVVAGPTILGTVDGEIAELDALSYMRGEMKKGNPDKFYVRVSEGERTIEGVYGNVFVSMLDQRYLAKGISGGASISAFAGFNCLVACLSHTIVLGSITKEILRNMEPVRTETMSFDSSISLYAETVISADGNPFAFRESVTVEFRKNLVRVLKQV
- a CDS encoding MEMO1 family protein — encoded protein: MRYPRFAGSFYPSNPESLLAMLNDFTDRGRKDDDVIGIVSPHAGYMYSGRTAGKVHSLLRDAETYIIIGPNHTGLGMPVAVSTDEWGTPIGVSKPDSEFTDAMPKVAVVPDEMAFAEEHSLEVQLPFLQFLHSDFEIVPICMGLQDEESAREVARELIQAYEETGKKIAVVASSDMHHYIPDEECRRRDEIIIEAVESMDVRKFYRTIYDTQASVCGYGPIAVAMLIAEYFGAGAELVHYSTSGDVADKSYVVGYAGIVFRI